A window of Plasmodium malariae genome assembly, chromosome: 5 contains these coding sequences:
- the PmUG01_05044700 gene encoding fam-m protein: protein MKEKKSFPIIIDVAVYLLLTWICLFSYELSGFSEYTNENCYLDKISDTRNYRLLVKYNLDNSNKVCLKEKFRNNGVNEKKDIYNNKKGTKKKNKYSSRNLLNKEKFYTEVIDYNNGMFDGKHFHFEKKWIKKRNYDDFVEKKRRICDISLKKIKFRSYGFGIVLFFFFFLFGIGIPLSPSFLSLLYATAQEFKSSALGQFCMNVLKKLSINIKDLPYLFIVLFVVFMVMLSVMLIISVYKILRNNEKYNKINLMKEYNE from the exons atgaaggaaaaaaaaagttttccTATTATTATTGATGTTGCTGTATATCTCCTATTAACATGGATATGCCTTTTTAGCTATGAACTT aGTGGATTTAGTGAATACACGAATGAAAATTGCTATCTTGATAAAATATCAGACACAAGAAATTACCGATTactagtaaaatataatctaGATAATTCAAATAAAGTATGCTTAAAAGAAAAGTTTCGAAATAATGGAGTGAacgaaaaaaaggatatatacaataacaaaaaggggaccaaaaaaaaaaacaagtatTCAAGtagaaatttattaaataaggaAAAGTTCTATACAGAGGTTATTGATTATAATAACGGAATGTTTGATGGAAAgcatttccattttgaaaaaaaatggattaagaaaagaaattatgatgattttgttgaaaaaaaaagaagaatttgtgatatatctttgaaaaaaataaaatttagaagtTACGGATTTGGTAttgtgttattttttttttttttcttgtttggAATAGGAATACCCCTATCGCCTAGTTTTTTATCGCTTTTGTATGCTACAGCGCAAGAGTTTAAAAGCAGTGCATTGGGGCAATTTTGTatgaatgttttaaaaaaattgtcaataaatataaaagatctACCCTATCtttttatagtattatttGTTGTCTTTATGGTTATGTTATCTGTTATGCTTATAATATCGGTTTATAagattttaagaaataatgaaaaatataataaaattaatttaatgaaGGAGTATAatgaatag